A genome region from Streptomyces sp. S4.7 includes the following:
- a CDS encoding sugar ABC transporter permease — translation MQHGKYRFIVGFLVAPLTLYAIFVIWPFIQSIYYSFTDWTGLSSDFKMVGFDNYTKMFDDDIFWKSLQHSVLFVLLLPLVTLALALFLAFMINVGGRQRKGATITGVRGSGFYKIAYFFPQVLSIAIVALLFQFAYNPESGAINAALSAVGLDNIQPLWLGDPDLALWCVMAVLIWSTVGFFVVLFSAGMASIPKDYYEAALLDGADRFTTFFKITLPLLWDTVQAGWIYMGILALGAEAFAVVQIMTVGPGGGGPDYSTTVLPLYVYQTAFRDAQAGYATTIGVALLVVTLSFAAVVTKLGRRERLEF, via the coding sequence ATGCAGCACGGTAAATACCGGTTCATCGTGGGGTTCTTGGTCGCCCCCTTGACGTTGTACGCGATCTTCGTCATATGGCCGTTCATCCAGTCCATCTACTACTCGTTCACGGACTGGACGGGGCTGAGTTCCGACTTCAAGATGGTGGGCTTCGACAACTACACGAAGATGTTCGATGACGACATCTTCTGGAAGTCGTTGCAGCACAGCGTGCTGTTCGTGCTGCTGCTGCCGCTGGTGACGCTCGCCCTCGCGCTGTTCCTCGCCTTCATGATCAATGTCGGCGGGCGGCAGCGAAAGGGCGCGACGATCACGGGTGTACGCGGTTCGGGTTTCTACAAGATCGCGTATTTCTTCCCGCAGGTTCTGTCCATCGCGATCGTCGCCCTGCTTTTCCAGTTCGCCTACAACCCGGAGAGCGGCGCCATCAACGCGGCACTCTCCGCGGTGGGTCTGGACAACATCCAGCCGCTCTGGCTGGGTGACCCGGATCTCGCGCTCTGGTGCGTGATGGCGGTGCTGATCTGGAGCACGGTCGGCTTCTTCGTCGTCCTCTTCTCCGCCGGAATGGCCTCCATTCCGAAGGACTACTACGAGGCGGCGCTGCTCGACGGCGCGGACCGGTTCACGACCTTCTTCAAGATCACGCTTCCGCTGCTCTGGGACACCGTGCAGGCGGGCTGGATCTACATGGGCATCCTGGCGCTCGGCGCCGAGGCGTTCGCGGTCGTACAGATCATGACGGTGGGGCCGGGCGGTGGCGGACCCGACTACTCGACGACGGTCCTGCCGCTGTACGTCTACCAAACGGCCTTCAGAGACGCCCAGGCCGGTTATGCCACAACGATCGGTGTCGCTCTGCTCGTGGTGACGCTGTCCTTCGCGGCAGTCGTGACGAAGCTGGGCCGGCGCGAGCGGCTGGAGTTCTGA
- the ngcE gene encoding N-acetylglucosamine/diacetylchitobiose ABC transporter substrate-binding protein, producing the protein MGSTSAHSNEGLGRRDLIKRSAAVGLITVPTMSFLASCASSDSGGDEKVEKGKTSAKNPLGANETAQLDVVIFNGGFGEQYAIDAEKRYNEAFPKAPKVKHAATEKIQSTLQPRFNGGTPPDLIDNSGAEQMDMGVLVGKKQLTDLTALMDAPSYDDPAKKVRDTLRPGIVEMGQFDGDPVWIMYYAYTVYGVWYSQKALENLDATYPETWDDMLALCAKAKKKGIAGWTYAGKHPYYIPFSLYPLIAKIGGVEVLDKIDNLEPNAWKDPAVKTAFEAYYELFKKGYILQGTPGLDHIQSQTAWSKGKALFIPNGSWVENEAAKTMPADFNLAVGAPSSMDASDKLPFGTLWASGGEPFIVPQKAKNPQGGMELLRIMLSEESSKNFTSQVKSLTALNGGTDGIELTPGLKSAVATLEKAGENVVNPRIQDWYVKLQKEQIGVAGLGEMMAGRATPAETIKKIQGYADAAAKDQSIKHYKHQ; encoded by the coding sequence ATGGGATCCACCTCCGCTCACAGCAATGAGGGCCTTGGCCGTCGCGATCTGATCAAGCGTTCAGCCGCAGTCGGCCTGATCACGGTGCCGACGATGAGTTTCCTGGCGTCCTGCGCGAGCAGCGACAGCGGCGGCGACGAGAAGGTCGAGAAGGGCAAGACCTCGGCGAAGAACCCCCTCGGAGCCAACGAGACGGCGCAGCTCGACGTCGTCATCTTCAACGGCGGTTTCGGTGAGCAGTACGCCATCGACGCGGAGAAGCGGTACAACGAGGCTTTCCCGAAGGCCCCGAAGGTCAAGCACGCGGCCACCGAGAAGATCCAGTCGACGCTCCAGCCGAGGTTCAACGGCGGCACCCCGCCGGACCTGATCGACAACTCCGGCGCCGAGCAGATGGACATGGGCGTCCTGGTCGGCAAGAAGCAGCTCACCGACCTCACCGCGCTCATGGACGCCCCGTCGTACGACGACCCGGCCAAGAAGGTCCGCGACACCCTGCGCCCCGGCATCGTCGAGATGGGCCAGTTCGACGGCGACCCCGTCTGGATCATGTACTACGCCTACACGGTGTACGGCGTCTGGTACTCGCAGAAGGCCCTGGAGAACCTCGACGCGACGTACCCCGAGACGTGGGACGACATGCTCGCGCTCTGTGCCAAGGCGAAGAAGAAGGGCATCGCCGGCTGGACGTACGCGGGCAAGCACCCGTACTACATCCCGTTCTCGCTCTACCCGCTGATCGCCAAGATCGGCGGCGTCGAGGTCCTCGACAAGATCGACAACCTGGAGCCGAACGCCTGGAAGGACCCGGCGGTCAAGACGGCCTTCGAGGCGTACTACGAGCTCTTCAAGAAGGGCTACATCCTCCAGGGCACCCCCGGACTGGACCACATCCAGTCGCAGACCGCGTGGAGCAAGGGCAAGGCGCTCTTCATCCCGAACGGTTCGTGGGTGGAGAACGAGGCGGCCAAGACCATGCCCGCCGACTTCAACCTCGCCGTCGGCGCGCCGTCCAGCATGGACGCCTCCGACAAGCTGCCGTTCGGTACCCTCTGGGCGTCCGGCGGTGAGCCCTTCATCGTCCCGCAGAAGGCCAAGAACCCGCAGGGCGGCATGGAGTTGCTGCGCATCATGCTCAGCGAGGAGTCGTCGAAGAACTTCACCTCGCAGGTGAAGTCGCTGACCGCCCTCAACGGCGGCACGGACGGCATCGAGCTGACGCCGGGCCTCAAGTCGGCCGTCGCCACCCTGGAGAAGGCGGGCGAGAACGTCGTCAACCCGCGCATCCAGGACTGGTACGTCAAGCTCCAGAAGGAGCAGATCGGTGTCGCCGGCCTCGGCGAGATGATGGCCGGGCGCGCCACCCCCGCCGAGACCATCAAGAAGATCCAGGGCTACGCGGATGCCGCCGCGAAGGACCAGTCCATCAAGCACTACAAGCACCAGTGA